Genomic segment of Malus domestica chromosome 15, GDT2T_hap1:
TTTTCAAGCACAAGCAAGCAGAAGATCATATGTTCTTTTACATTGTGCAAGTGGATCAAGAAAATCGAATGACAAACTTTTTTTGGAAAGATGGAAGGTCGCGACTTGACTATGAGTGCTTTGGGGATGTTGTAGTATTTGATACTACATATCGTACCAATAGGTATAACATGATTTGTGCTCCTTTTTTCGGCGTTAATCACCATTGGAAAAATGTATTGTTTGGTTGTGCATTTTTACTGGATGAGAAAACAGAAACGTTTACTTGGTTATTTGATACTTTTTTTGAATCAATGGGAGGTCAAAAGCCAAAGACAATTTTTACTTATCAGTGTCAAGCTATGGCAAATGGCATTGAAAAAGTTTTTTCTGGGGTATGTCATCGTTTATGCTCATGGCACATTTCTCAGAATTGTGCAAAAAATATGTCAAGTCTCTATGCGAACCCTGATTTTAGACGTTTGTTCAATAAATGTCTTAAATATTGTGAGACGGAATTGGAATTCCAGTCGACTTGGGATGAGCTAGTTGCAGAAGTCAACCTTACAGGGTGCTCACGGATGTGCTCACGGATGAATATGTTGTATGCGCTTCGTGCCAAATGGTGTCCGGCATTTAGCCATGATACTTTCACATGTCGGATACAATCTTCACAAAGAAGTGAGAGCACGAATAATGTTTTCCACCAAATTTCTACCAAGACAATGAGACTTATTGAATTTGTGCATCATTATGATAAACAAGCAGCAAAAATGTGTACAAGTGAATCAGAAGAGTCTTATCGTTGCAATCAGGGTCTCCCTTCTAGAGTTGCCCAAAGGAGTGGAATTTTGAAGCATGTTGCTACTGTCTACACTAggaaaatgtttaaaatatttgaaaaagagTTTTTGAATAGCTTAGCAGTGACAATGCATGAATATGAGAGTTGTGGTACAATACACTCTTTTGAACTTAATGAGGAGGGTCACACAAGAGTTTACCTTGTCCAACTTAACTCATCAGATGGCACGATTTCTTGTAGCTGCAAAATGTATGAGTCCATGGGTTTGTTGTGTCATCATGCTCTAAGGGTACTAAACGTCAAATCTTGGACTGAAATACCTTCACAACATATATTGAAGCGTTGGACAAAAGATGCAAAGAAAGGATTGCATGCAAATGAGCATAGTCAATTATTGCAGGTAAAAGGTGAACCATCTGTTACATTGCGTCGAAATGCTTTGATGCGAATGGCTTATAATATATTGAGTAAGGGAGCAGAGTCCCAAGGTGCTACTAGAGTTGCCATGAAAAAATTGGGAGAGATGGAGGAATTGATTGAAAAGGATATGATCAAGTCAAAGGGTGAAGTTAATAAAGAGAGCAATGATAACAATGATGATGATTGTAATGCAAATGGTTGCTCAGTTGATAAGCCACCAATATTGAATCCTCCGTTGGTAAGGCCGAAAGGAGTAAGCAATGCCAGATTAAAAAGTGCTATGgagaaacgaaaaaaaaaaaggcatctAAAGATACTGTCTCATCTGGTAagtaaaattttatatttttattgactATTAGATGTAATTCTAATATTCTTTTTtacttaaaaattttaaatttgctttGTAGGGAAAACCAAGAAGCCAAGCAATATAGGCCCTTCACATAGTTCAACACCATATGATT
This window contains:
- the LOC139191798 gene encoding protein FAR1-RELATED SEQUENCE 5-like translates to MTVHGNAYVLPSVSGSMSSSNTLPFPSIFGNLVDQHGELLSTPIVGSPSRGSLDVHSIPMAARLRSSSAVLPFLENRLGDLRSCGIARGAPGVELVRSWGFAKYELEDMVFIDTDSDEENHEKEDPIIDIESDEENNREEDPVIVNRTENFDDIFVGKVVLNEKEAYDLYNNYATTFGFSVRKGQKRYNRKNQLRQVCYLCSKEGFKVDGDPSEASNSYKLETRTGCKARIRFAVQTDGTLKVAQFFSQHNHELAKPEERQFFRSNRKVSEAQLGVIKTMAAAGIRTTNTYSYLAEEAGGSQNVGFTQRDCYNVVNKEKMVMFEAGDAQSLINLFKHKQAEDHMFFYIVQVDQENRMTNFFWKDGRSRLDYECFGDVVVFDTTYRTNRYNMICAPFFGVNHHWKNVLFGCAFLLDEKTETFTWLFDTFFESMGGQKPKTIFTYQCQAMANGIEKVFSGVCHRLCSWHISQNCAKNMSSLYANPDFRRLFNKCLKYCETELEFQSTWDELVAEVNLTGCSRMCSRMNMLYALRAKWCPAFSHDTFTCRIQSSQRSESTNNVFHQISTKTMRLIEFVHHYDKQAAKMCTSESEESYRCNQGLPSRVAQRSGILKHVATVYTRKMFKIFEKEFLNSLAVTMHEYESCGTIHSFELNEEGHTRVYLVQLNSSDGTISCSCKMYESMGLLCHHALRVLNVKSWTEIPSQHILKRWTKDAKKGLHANEHSQLLQVKGEPSVTLRRNALMRMAYNILSKGAESQGATRVAMKKLGEMEELIEKDMIKSKGEVNKESNDNNDDDCNANGCSVDKPPILNPPLVRPKGVSNARLKSAMEKRKKKRHLKILSHLGKPRSQAI